One part of the Pseudomonas sp. MYb118 genome encodes these proteins:
- a CDS encoding ABC transporter ATP-binding protein produces the protein MGSVTAVNPRVVTPMATAAPSAPRLQVDKVSLRYQKPGGGVFTALDQVSFEVPDQQFAVLVGPSGCGKSSLLYLTAGLNEPTEGEIYVGGQQVQGPGADRGMVFQSYTLFPWLTVRQNVEFGLKRRGMPAARRKEIVDYYVNEVGLGGFADNYAKQLSGGMMQRVAIARALANDPQILLMDEPFGALDSQTRLQMQQLLLRVWGNSKKTVLFVTHDIDEAILLGDRVYVMGARPGRIKQILDVPIERPRTLDMVMERSFIEMKRNIFGLLHDDLEEVH, from the coding sequence ATGGGCTCAGTAACCGCCGTCAACCCACGTGTCGTCACGCCAATGGCTACCGCGGCACCCAGCGCGCCACGCTTGCAGGTCGACAAGGTCAGCCTGCGTTACCAGAAGCCCGGTGGTGGTGTGTTCACCGCCCTGGACCAGGTGTCGTTCGAGGTGCCGGACCAGCAGTTCGCGGTACTGGTCGGGCCCTCGGGTTGCGGCAAGTCGAGCCTGTTGTACCTCACCGCCGGGCTCAACGAGCCCACCGAGGGCGAGATCTATGTGGGCGGCCAGCAGGTGCAGGGCCCCGGTGCCGATCGCGGCATGGTGTTCCAGAGTTACACGCTGTTCCCGTGGCTGACCGTGCGCCAGAACGTCGAGTTCGGCCTCAAGCGGCGCGGCATGCCGGCGGCCCGGCGCAAGGAGATCGTCGACTACTACGTCAATGAAGTCGGCCTGGGCGGTTTTGCCGACAACTACGCCAAGCAACTCTCCGGCGGCATGATGCAGCGCGTGGCGATTGCCCGGGCGCTGGCCAACGACCCGCAAATCCTGCTGATGGACGAACCGTTCGGCGCACTCGACAGCCAGACGCGCCTGCAAATGCAGCAGCTGTTGTTGCGGGTGTGGGGCAACAGCAAGAAGACCGTGCTGTTCGTCACCCACGATATCGACGAGGCGATCCTGCTGGGCGACCGCGTCTACGTGATGGGCGCGCGACCGGGGCGGATCAAGCAGATCCTCGACGTGCCGATCGAACGCCCGCGGACCCTGGACATGGTCATGGAGCGCTCATTCATCGAGATGAAGCGCAACATTTTCGGGCTGTTGCATGATGATCTGGAGGAGGTGCATTGA
- a CDS encoding PolC-type DNA polymerase III, with protein MERIAVIDFETTGISPSSSCRATEIAVVILEQGRIVERYQSLMNAGVRVPAFIEQLTGISNAMLRSAPSAERVMNEVNEFVGTTPLLAHNAAFDQKFWDFELGRIKRTRLQNFACSLLLARRLMPAAPNHKLGTLTTYANLPHTGKAHRAMADAEMAANLTAHLADELRGTHGLRELSHELLCKLQKVPAAKVGEHLKRYRGA; from the coding sequence TTGGAACGCATCGCAGTCATCGACTTTGAAACCACCGGAATCTCCCCGAGCAGCAGCTGCCGGGCCACGGAAATTGCCGTGGTGATCCTCGAACAGGGGCGCATCGTCGAGCGTTACCAGAGCCTGATGAACGCGGGCGTGCGCGTCCCGGCCTTCATTGAACAACTGACGGGCATCAGCAACGCCATGCTGCGCAGCGCGCCGTCGGCCGAACGGGTGATGAACGAGGTCAACGAGTTCGTCGGCACCACGCCGCTGCTGGCGCACAACGCCGCGTTCGACCAGAAGTTCTGGGACTTCGAGCTGGGCCGCATCAAGCGCACACGCCTGCAGAACTTCGCCTGCTCATTGCTGCTGGCCCGCCGCCTGATGCCGGCGGCGCCGAACCACAAGCTCGGCACCCTCACCACCTACGCCAACCTGCCCCACACCGGCAAGGCCCACCGGGCCATGGCCGACGCCGAGATGGCCGCCAACCTGACCGCGCACCTGGCGGATGAGCTGCGCGGTACGCACGGGCTGCGCGAACTGTCCCATGAGTTGCTGTGCAAGTTGCAGAAAGTGCCGGCGGCGAAGGTGGGGGAGCACCTCAAGCGGTATCGTGGCGCCTGA
- a CDS encoding endonuclease/exonuclease/phosphatase family protein, whose amino-acid sequence MTRLLRYTLLGLLTAIGLLALLLYSLTWRPEAKEAMPVSCNAKAPSLVPGQALKVMTWNVQYLAGKRYVFWNDLAAGTDEGPTDADMAFSLDEVARVIRDEQPDIVLLQELDDGAKASDYQNQLKLLQERVADLYPCSTHAFDWKADFVPLPPIFGSVGRQLATLSRYQIEHAERLQLPLAPANFISRQFKPRNALLVSYLPLSDGGQMAVLNTHLDRARQPDDTLQNQITAVAKVLDRFESRGTPWLIGGDFNLLPLGQYRRLPAEQRTPYSADSALHLLWDKYPMIPTNNEAGGIDRGRWLTHYPNDPGLNGPDRTVDYLFYSPRIKRVAATVRQDDTLRISDHLPVIGRFLLPAAP is encoded by the coding sequence ATGACCCGTCTACTGCGCTACACCCTGCTCGGCCTGCTGACCGCCATCGGCCTGCTCGCCCTGCTGCTCTACAGCCTGACCTGGCGCCCCGAGGCCAAAGAGGCAATGCCGGTCAGCTGCAATGCCAAGGCGCCATCCCTGGTGCCCGGCCAGGCGCTGAAAGTCATGACCTGGAACGTCCAGTACCTGGCGGGTAAACGCTACGTGTTCTGGAACGACCTGGCCGCCGGCACCGACGAAGGCCCGACCGACGCCGACATGGCCTTCAGCCTCGATGAAGTGGCGCGGGTGATACGTGACGAACAGCCGGACATCGTGCTGTTGCAGGAACTCGACGACGGCGCCAAGGCCAGCGATTACCAGAACCAATTGAAACTGCTTCAGGAGCGGGTCGCCGACCTGTATCCGTGCAGCACCCATGCCTTCGACTGGAAGGCCGATTTCGTACCCCTGCCACCGATCTTCGGCAGCGTCGGCCGGCAACTGGCGACACTCAGCCGCTACCAGATCGAGCATGCCGAGCGCCTGCAATTGCCCCTCGCGCCAGCCAACTTCATCAGTCGCCAGTTCAAACCGAGAAACGCCCTGCTGGTCAGCTACCTTCCGCTGAGCGATGGTGGCCAGATGGCCGTGCTCAACACCCATCTGGATCGCGCCCGGCAACCTGACGACACCCTGCAAAACCAGATAACCGCGGTGGCCAAGGTGCTCGACCGGTTCGAAAGCCGTGGCACGCCATGGCTGATCGGCGGTGACTTCAATCTGCTGCCGCTGGGCCAATACCGACGCCTGCCCGCGGAGCAGCGCACACCCTACTCCGCCGACAGCGCCCTGCACCTGTTGTGGGACAAATACCCGATGATCCCGACCAACAATGAAGCCGGCGGGATCGACCGGGGACGCTGGCTGACGCATTACCCCAACGATCCAGGGCTGAACGGTCCGGACCGCACCGTTGACTACCTGTTCTACAGCCCGCGGATCAAGCGAGTCGCAGCGACGGTGCGGCAGGACGATACGTTGCGCATATCCGATCACCTGCCGGTGATCGGGCGGTTTCTGTTGCCAGCAGCGCCGTAG
- a CDS encoding LysR substrate-binding domain-containing protein, which produces MAAYNLRQLKYFITTVECGSVAEASRKLYIAQPAISTAIKGLEDSFGVQLLIRHHAQGVSLTPSGARFYRKAQELLRMAKEFEQNALADNDVVAGQIDIGCFETVAPLYLPQLIAGFSALYPGVKIRIRDGEQQELVQGLTSGNFDLAILYEHDLDATIETEPLMPAQRPYALLPADHRFAQLKQVSLRDLCLEPMILLDVQPSRTYFVSLFEELGLQPQIAFSSPSIEMVRGMVGQGFGFSILVTRPHSECTYDGKKVVCVDIIEDVTGSGLVAAWLKRGQLTKPAQLFADYCREQLTAKIVR; this is translated from the coding sequence GTGGCTGCCTACAACCTGCGTCAATTGAAGTACTTCATCACCACCGTCGAATGCGGCAGTGTCGCCGAGGCCTCGCGCAAGCTGTACATCGCCCAGCCGGCGATTTCCACGGCGATCAAGGGCCTGGAAGACAGCTTTGGCGTGCAACTGCTGATCCGCCATCACGCCCAGGGCGTGTCCCTGACCCCCAGCGGCGCACGCTTCTATCGCAAGGCCCAGGAACTGCTGCGCATGGCCAAGGAGTTCGAGCAGAACGCCCTGGCCGACAACGACGTGGTGGCCGGACAGATCGACATCGGCTGCTTCGAAACCGTCGCACCGCTGTACCTGCCACAATTGATCGCCGGGTTTTCCGCGCTGTACCCGGGGGTGAAAATCCGTATCCGCGACGGCGAACAACAGGAACTGGTGCAGGGCCTGACCTCGGGCAACTTCGACCTGGCGATCCTGTATGAGCACGACCTGGATGCCACCATCGAAACCGAGCCACTGATGCCGGCGCAACGCCCTTACGCCCTGCTGCCCGCCGACCACCGTTTTGCCCAGCTCAAGCAGGTGTCACTGCGCGACCTGTGCCTGGAGCCGATGATCCTGTTGGACGTGCAACCGAGCCGCACCTACTTCGTCAGCCTGTTCGAGGAGCTGGGCCTGCAACCGCAGATCGCCTTCAGCTCGCCCTCGATCGAGATGGTCCGGGGCATGGTCGGGCAAGGGTTCGGCTTCTCGATCCTGGTCACCCGCCCGCACTCGGAATGCACCTACGACGGCAAGAAAGTGGTGTGCGTGGACATCATCGAAGACGTCACCGGCTCCGGGCTGGTGGCGGCCTGGCTCAAGCGCGGGCAACTGACCAAACCGGCACAGCTGTTCGCCGATTACTGCCGGGAGCAGTTGACGGCCAAGATTGTGCGTTGA
- a CDS encoding ABC transporter substrate-binding protein — MIKSLLTGVAHPLAVTALAVTVASGAQAGTLSIGHTTWVGYGTLYLAQDLGYFKEGGLTVELPVVEEAAMYMAAQASGELSGSASTIDEVLKYRPQFCFKAVAALDDSHGGDGVLVGKDVKSLQELKGKAVAVNEGSTSQFWLSYLLKKHGMSMSDITVQNMTADDAATAFIAGRVPAAVTWEPHLSMVRDKQQGKVLIDSSSTPGVIVDVVALNCSVIEKQPEDVKALVAGLYKAVQYTKDHPQEAYKIMAKGVGGYLSDPKELEAAAQGVRFYDQAMSEKLLGSPGKPGDSAPLIKLANETASELQGKPYNVSNDDLVDNRFVSPL; from the coding sequence ATGATCAAGTCCTTGCTTACCGGTGTTGCGCATCCACTGGCGGTCACCGCCCTTGCCGTCACGGTCGCCAGCGGCGCCCAGGCCGGCACCCTGTCCATCGGCCATACCACCTGGGTCGGCTACGGCACGCTCTATCTGGCCCAGGACCTGGGTTACTTCAAGGAAGGCGGCCTGACCGTCGAATTGCCCGTCGTCGAGGAGGCCGCGATGTACATGGCCGCGCAGGCGTCGGGGGAGTTGTCCGGCTCGGCGTCGACCATTGATGAAGTGCTCAAGTACCGCCCGCAATTCTGCTTCAAGGCCGTGGCCGCGCTGGATGACAGCCATGGTGGCGACGGCGTGCTGGTGGGCAAGGACGTCAAGAGCCTGCAGGAACTCAAGGGCAAGGCCGTGGCGGTGAACGAGGGCTCGACCTCGCAGTTCTGGCTGTCGTACCTGCTGAAAAAACACGGCATGAGCATGAGCGACATCACCGTGCAGAACATGACCGCTGACGATGCGGCCACCGCGTTCATCGCCGGTCGCGTGCCGGCTGCCGTGACCTGGGAACCGCACCTGTCGATGGTGCGCGACAAGCAGCAGGGCAAGGTGTTGATCGACAGCAGCAGTACGCCGGGGGTGATCGTCGACGTGGTCGCGCTCAATTGCTCGGTGATCGAGAAACAGCCCGAAGACGTCAAGGCCCTGGTCGCCGGTCTGTACAAGGCCGTGCAGTACACCAAGGACCATCCGCAGGAAGCCTACAAAATCATGGCCAAGGGTGTCGGTGGTTACCTCTCCGATCCCAAGGAGCTGGAAGCTGCCGCCCAGGGTGTGCGCTTCTACGATCAGGCCATGAGCGAAAAACTCCTCGGCTCGCCGGGCAAGCCGGGCGACAGCGCACCGCTGATCAAGCTGGCCAACGAAACCGCCAGCGAATTGCAGGGCAAACCCTACAACGTCAGCAATGACGATCTGGTCGACAACCGCTTCGTCAGCCCGCTGTAG
- a CDS encoding NYN domain-containing protein, with protein MKKIAVFADVQNLYYTVRQAYGCHFNYAALWADVSKHGEIVEAYAYAIDRGDSKQQQFQQILRNLGFTVKLKPYIQRSDGSAKGDWDVGITLDIMDAADHVDEVVLASGDGDFDMLLERIISKHGVQAVAYGVPGLTANSLIRAASRYVPIEGALLLKN; from the coding sequence GTGAAAAAAATAGCGGTGTTCGCCGACGTTCAAAACCTCTATTACACCGTGCGTCAGGCCTACGGTTGCCACTTCAACTACGCCGCGCTGTGGGCTGATGTCAGCAAACACGGCGAGATCGTCGAGGCTTACGCCTACGCGATAGATCGCGGCGACAGCAAGCAGCAGCAATTCCAGCAGATCCTGCGCAACCTGGGCTTCACCGTGAAGCTCAAGCCCTACATCCAGCGCAGTGACGGCTCGGCCAAGGGCGACTGGGATGTGGGCATAACCCTGGACATCATGGACGCGGCGGACCACGTCGACGAAGTGGTGCTGGCTTCCGGCGACGGTGATTTCGACATGTTGCTCGAACGCATCATCAGCAAGCACGGGGTGCAGGCGGTGGCCTATGGCGTGCCGGGCCTGACCGCCAACTCGCTGATTCGCGCGGCCAGCCGCTACGTGCCGATCGAAGGCGCGTTACTGCTCAAGAATTGA
- a CDS encoding aldehyde dehydrogenase: MFELAYWQKKAAALALPDQAMIGGKQRAAQSGQTFAAINPATGQRLANVAACGFEDVDSAVRNARQVFEAGTWSARAPGERKQVLLRLAELILEHREELALLDSLNMGKPVMDAYNIDVPGAAGVFRWYAESLDKLYDQVAPSAQNVLATITREALGVVAAVVPWNFPLDMAAWKLAPALAAGNSVILKPAEQSPFSALRLGELALEAGLPAGVLNVLPGLGEQAGKALGLHPDVDCLVFTGSTEVGKYFMQYSAQSNLKQVWLECGGKSANLVFADCQDLDLAAEKAAFGIFFNQGEVCSANSRLLVQRSIHDQFVERLKAQAERWLPGDPLDPSSRAGAIVDSRQTARIMQFIEQAERQGATRVCGGRQSVFNGSDNFILPTIFTHVSPDMPLFREEVFGPVLAITPFDDEAHALQLANDSVYGLAASLWTDDLNRAHRVARQLRAGTVSVNSVDALDVTVPFGGGKQSGFGRDLSLHSFDKYTQLKTTWFQLR, encoded by the coding sequence GTGTTCGAGCTTGCATATTGGCAAAAGAAAGCCGCAGCCCTGGCGCTTCCCGACCAGGCCATGATCGGCGGCAAACAGCGTGCGGCGCAGTCCGGCCAGACCTTCGCGGCGATCAACCCGGCCACCGGCCAGCGCCTGGCGAACGTCGCAGCCTGCGGCTTCGAAGACGTGGACAGCGCGGTCCGCAACGCACGGCAGGTGTTCGAGGCCGGGACCTGGTCGGCGCGTGCGCCGGGTGAACGCAAGCAGGTGCTGCTGCGCCTGGCCGAGCTGATCCTCGAACACCGCGAAGAGCTGGCGCTGCTGGACTCGTTGAACATGGGCAAGCCGGTGATGGACGCCTACAACATCGACGTACCGGGCGCCGCAGGCGTGTTTCGCTGGTACGCCGAAAGCCTCGACAAACTCTACGACCAGGTCGCGCCCAGCGCGCAGAACGTGCTGGCCACCATCACCCGCGAAGCGCTGGGTGTGGTCGCCGCCGTGGTGCCGTGGAATTTTCCGCTGGACATGGCCGCGTGGAAACTCGCTCCGGCCCTGGCCGCCGGCAACTCGGTGATCCTCAAACCCGCCGAGCAATCGCCGTTCTCTGCCCTGCGCCTGGGCGAACTGGCGCTGGAAGCCGGGCTGCCCGCCGGGGTGTTGAACGTGTTGCCGGGGCTGGGCGAGCAGGCGGGCAAGGCGTTGGGCCTGCATCCGGACGTTGATTGCCTGGTGTTCACCGGCTCCACCGAGGTCGGCAAATATTTCATGCAGTATTCCGCGCAGTCGAACCTCAAGCAGGTCTGGCTGGAATGCGGTGGCAAGAGCGCCAACCTGGTGTTCGCCGACTGCCAGGACCTGGACCTGGCTGCCGAAAAAGCCGCGTTCGGCATCTTCTTCAACCAGGGCGAAGTGTGCTCGGCCAACTCGCGACTGCTGGTGCAGCGTTCGATCCACGATCAATTCGTCGAACGCCTAAAGGCCCAGGCCGAGCGCTGGCTGCCGGGCGATCCGCTGGACCCGTCGAGTCGCGCCGGGGCCATCGTCGACAGTCGCCAGACCGCACGCATCATGCAGTTCATCGAGCAGGCCGAACGCCAGGGCGCCACCCGCGTCTGCGGCGGTCGGCAGTCGGTGTTCAACGGTTCCGACAACTTCATCCTGCCGACCATCTTTACCCACGTCAGCCCGGACATGCCGCTGTTTCGCGAGGAAGTGTTCGGCCCGGTGCTGGCCATCACGCCGTTCGATGACGAGGCACACGCTTTGCAATTGGCCAACGACAGCGTCTACGGCCTGGCCGCGTCGCTGTGGACCGACGACCTCAACCGCGCGCACCGCGTGGCCCGGCAATTGCGCGCGGGCACGGTGTCGGTGAACAGCGTCGATGCGCTGGACGTGACCGTGCCTTTCGGTGGCGGCAAGCAGTCCGGATTCGGCCGCGACCTGTCGTTGCACTCATTCGATAAATACACCCAGTTGAAGACCACCTGGTTTCAACTTCGCTGA
- a CDS encoding ABC transporter permease — MFKRNSWLGRCITPKTGLPIPVIWSASGLAWVILIGLWAGLSYGGVVPGMFLPTPGAVAEAALRLGRDGTLGQHVWASVEVVMVGFIVSSLVAVPLGLLMGSFRIVQAFLEPMVNFIRYLPVTSFVPLFILWIGIGLEQRVSVIIFGVFFQQLVMIADVSKGISKDLINASYTLGSSRRDAVLHVIAPASLPGVLDTLRVTMGWAWTYLVVAELVAASSGLGYLSLKAMRGFQVDVIFLAIAIIGLLGLVTDQLFRFLRLRIAAWAQ; from the coding sequence ATGTTCAAGCGCAATTCATGGCTGGGCCGCTGCATCACGCCCAAGACCGGCTTGCCGATTCCGGTTATCTGGAGCGCAAGCGGGCTGGCCTGGGTGATCCTGATCGGCTTGTGGGCGGGGCTGTCCTATGGCGGCGTGGTGCCGGGCATGTTTCTCCCCACCCCTGGTGCGGTGGCTGAAGCCGCCCTGCGCCTGGGGCGCGACGGCACCCTCGGCCAGCATGTGTGGGCGAGTGTCGAAGTGGTGATGGTCGGGTTTATCGTCTCCTCCCTGGTGGCGGTGCCGCTGGGGTTGCTGATGGGCAGCTTCCGCATCGTCCAGGCGTTCCTCGAACCGATGGTGAATTTCATCCGCTACCTGCCGGTGACCTCGTTCGTGCCGCTGTTCATCCTGTGGATCGGCATCGGCCTGGAGCAGCGGGTGTCGGTGATCATCTTCGGCGTGTTCTTTCAGCAACTGGTGATGATCGCGGACGTGTCCAAGGGCATCTCCAAGGACCTGATCAACGCCTCGTACACCCTGGGCTCCAGCCGCCGCGATGCGGTCCTGCATGTGATCGCTCCGGCCTCGCTGCCGGGCGTGCTCGACACCCTGCGGGTGACGATGGGCTGGGCCTGGACCTACCTGGTGGTCGCTGAACTGGTCGCGGCCTCCAGCGGCCTGGGTTACCTGAGCCTCAAGGCCATGCGCGGCTTTCAGGTCGACGTGATTTTCCTCGCCATCGCGATCATCGGCCTGTTGGGCCTGGTCACCGATCAACTGTTCCGTTTCCTTCGCCTGAGGATTGCCGCATGGGCTCAGTAA
- a CDS encoding YciC family protein yields the protein MNPFDVLRDSLYFFKRNLGQIVQLCLPLVVFEALLQQVVDRSTEPDSFPGISVIVGLLVYPLYTAALILFLDARSRGESPRTRDLLAMSASLWPRFALLTALNTLLILLGLSLYFLPGIWLMVTLAFGEYLLVLRGLAPLAAMKASLRLTRGHFLRILVCILCVMGPLWVLKGLTLQVYPDPQNPVISLLIDSAHSFLQLFTSVVLFRLFMLISDVPEKIDRPL from the coding sequence ATGAATCCGTTCGATGTACTGCGTGACTCTTTGTATTTCTTCAAACGCAATCTGGGCCAGATCGTGCAGCTGTGCCTGCCGCTGGTGGTCTTCGAGGCGTTGCTGCAACAGGTGGTCGATCGCTCCACCGAGCCGGACAGTTTCCCCGGCATCAGTGTGATCGTCGGTCTGCTGGTGTATCCGCTGTACACCGCCGCGCTGATTCTGTTTCTCGATGCCCGCAGTCGCGGTGAATCCCCGCGCACCCGCGACCTGCTGGCCATGTCGGCGAGCCTGTGGCCGCGCTTCGCGCTGCTGACGGCGCTCAACACTTTGCTGATCCTGCTCGGGCTGTCGCTGTATTTCCTGCCCGGCATCTGGCTGATGGTGACCCTGGCCTTCGGTGAGTATTTGCTGGTGCTGCGAGGCCTGGCGCCACTGGCAGCGATGAAGGCCAGCCTGCGTCTGACCCGCGGCCATTTCCTGCGCATCCTGGTGTGCATTCTGTGTGTGATGGGGCCGCTGTGGGTGCTCAAGGGCCTGACCCTGCAGGTATACCCGGACCCGCAGAACCCGGTGATTTCGTTGCTGATCGACAGCGCCCACAGCTTTTTGCAGCTGTTTACCAGCGTGGTGCTGTTCCGTCTGTTCATGCTGATCAGCGATGTTCCGGAAAAAATCGACCGGCCGCTCTGA
- a CDS encoding aspartate aminotransferase family protein, producing the protein MTTPRETRDYQAADAAHHIHAFVDQKALNDEGPRVMVRGERLHLWDNDGRRYLDGMSGLWCTNLGYGRQDLTAAAARQLEQLPYYNMFFHTTHPQVIELSELLFSLLPGHYSHAIYTNSGSEANEVLIRTVRRYWAILGKPEKKIMIGRWNGYHGSTLAATALGGMKFMHEMGGMLPDIEHIDEPYFFAHEGNLTPAEFGLRAAQQLEAKILELGADKVAGFIAEPFQGAGGMIFPPESYWPEIQRICRKYDVLLCADEVIGGFGRTGEWFAHEYFGFEPDTLSIAKGLTSGYIPMGGLILSKKMAEVLVEQGGVFAHGLTYSGHPVAAAVAIANLKALRDEGVVTRVKDDIGPYLQQCLREVFGNHPLVGDIQGTGLVAALQLAEDKASRKRFANENDIAWRCRTIGFEEGVIIRSTLGRMIMAPALIASREEIDELVGKTLKAVDRTAQEYGRL; encoded by the coding sequence ATGACCACCCCACGTGAAACCCGCGATTACCAGGCCGCCGATGCTGCGCACCACATCCACGCCTTCGTCGACCAGAAGGCCCTCAACGACGAAGGGCCGCGCGTGATGGTCCGTGGCGAACGCCTGCACCTGTGGGACAACGACGGTCGGCGTTACCTCGATGGCATGTCCGGGCTGTGGTGCACCAACCTGGGCTACGGTCGCCAGGATCTGACCGCAGCGGCGGCCCGGCAGCTTGAGCAGTTGCCGTACTACAACATGTTTTTCCACACCACTCACCCGCAGGTGATCGAGCTGTCCGAGCTGTTGTTCAGCCTGCTGCCGGGGCACTACAGCCACGCGATCTACACCAACTCCGGCTCCGAGGCCAACGAGGTGCTGATCCGTACCGTGCGCCGCTACTGGGCGATCCTCGGCAAGCCCGAGAAGAAGATCATGATCGGGCGCTGGAACGGCTACCACGGTTCGACCCTGGCGGCGACGGCGCTCGGCGGCATGAAGTTCATGCACGAAATGGGCGGCATGCTGCCGGACATCGAGCACATCGACGAACCGTATTTCTTCGCCCATGAAGGCAACCTGACCCCGGCCGAGTTCGGCCTGCGCGCGGCGCAGCAACTGGAAGCGAAGATTCTTGAACTGGGCGCGGACAAGGTCGCCGGCTTCATCGCCGAGCCGTTCCAGGGCGCCGGCGGCATGATCTTCCCGCCAGAGAGCTACTGGCCGGAGATCCAGCGGATCTGCCGCAAATACGACGTGCTGCTGTGCGCCGACGAAGTGATCGGCGGCTTCGGTCGCACCGGCGAATGGTTCGCCCACGAGTACTTCGGGTTCGAGCCTGACACCCTGTCGATCGCCAAGGGCCTGACCTCCGGCTACATCCCCATGGGCGGCCTGATCCTGTCGAAGAAAATGGCCGAGGTGCTGGTGGAGCAGGGCGGTGTGTTCGCCCACGGCCTGACCTATTCCGGGCACCCGGTGGCGGCGGCGGTGGCCATCGCCAACCTCAAGGCCCTGCGCGACGAAGGCGTGGTGACGCGGGTCAAGGACGACATCGGGCCCTACCTGCAACAGTGTCTGCGCGAGGTGTTCGGCAATCACCCGCTGGTGGGTGATATCCAGGGCACGGGTCTGGTTGCGGCCTTGCAACTGGCCGAAGACAAGGCCAGCCGCAAGCGCTTTGCCAACGAGAACGACATCGCCTGGCGCTGCCGCACCATCGGCTTCGAGGAAGGGGTGATCATTCGCTCGACACTGGGACGGATGATCATGGCTCCGGCCCTGATTGCCAGCCGTGAGGAAATTGACGAGCTGGTGGGCAAGACGCTGAAGGCGGTGGATCGTACTGCGCAGGAGTATGGTCGGCTCTGA
- a CDS encoding DUF2076 domain-containing protein, translating into MNSEEQTLIDGLFSRLQQAEKDAAPRDAQAETRIKEHMTRQPAAGYFMTQAILVQEAAIKNLDAQNQQLAQQVQQLQVELQSAKASAPAAAPSSGGFLSSIFGGSSRETPVPSAAPSGGGWREPGRSSFNAPPPQQNYAAPPPPPNYAPQQPAGSGFLGGALKTAAGVAGGVMLAQGISSLFHHNQQPEVVEVIREEPAQVNDQRGDSGWGDDQRVADNSYDQGGYADTDYSDDSSFFGGDDDSFV; encoded by the coding sequence ATGAATAGCGAAGAACAAACCCTGATCGACGGACTGTTTTCCCGGCTGCAACAGGCCGAAAAGGACGCAGCCCCGCGTGACGCCCAGGCCGAGACGCGGATCAAGGAACACATGACTCGCCAGCCTGCGGCGGGTTACTTCATGACCCAGGCGATTCTGGTGCAGGAGGCCGCGATCAAAAACCTCGATGCACAGAACCAGCAACTGGCGCAGCAAGTCCAGCAATTGCAGGTCGAATTGCAGTCGGCCAAGGCTTCGGCGCCCGCTGCAGCGCCGAGCAGCGGCGGCTTCCTGTCGAGCATTTTTGGTGGCAGCTCACGCGAGACCCCTGTACCAAGCGCAGCACCGTCCGGTGGCGGTTGGCGTGAGCCGGGACGGTCGTCGTTCAACGCGCCGCCGCCTCAACAGAATTACGCGGCACCGCCACCTCCACCCAACTACGCGCCGCAACAGCCGGCGGGCAGCGGATTTCTCGGTGGCGCGCTGAAAACCGCCGCCGGTGTCGCGGGTGGCGTAATGCTGGCGCAGGGCATCAGCAGCCTGTTCCACCACAACCAGCAACCGGAAGTGGTCGAAGTGATCCGCGAAGAGCCGGCCCAGGTCAACGATCAGCGCGGCGATAGCGGCTGGGGCGATGACCAGCGCGTTGCGGACAACTCCTACGACCAGGGCGGTTACGCCGATACCGACTACAGCGATGACAGCTCGTTCTTTGGCGGCGACGACGATTCCTTTGTCTGA